In one window of Posidoniimonas corsicana DNA:
- a CDS encoding GspE/PulE family protein, whose protein sequence is MRLGEQLLSSGKITQAELEAALSEQHGGQRLGETLVKLGFVEEADLLPFLAEQFGVPHAQLREGIVDPAAARLITRPLAEQIKCLGLFRVNGELTVAMSNPRDLVDIDKIEQHTGLRVRPVLGLEAAITDFLGRVYGEGFQVETVTADMEEGAVSLNDEAIELDLEGLSSAVDESPVINLVNYILLQAVRQRASDIHIEPGARTTAVRYRIDGMLREVLRPRREFHPALVSRLKVMAKMDIAEHRLPQDGRIHVVVDRREVDVRASTLPTVLGEKVVLRILDRGGVTFRLDELGIPDHQLGSLKSMLDRPHGLILATGPTGSGKTTTLYSAIELIKSVERNIVTVEDPVEYRLDLINQVHVNTAASLTFARALRSILRQDPDVIMIGEIRDLETAETAVQAALTGHLVLSTLHTNDAASAVTRLVDMGVAPFKVAASLLGVVAQRLLRKVCPNCRGSYYPPPITLDAINYAGDRSRQFSRGAGCDRCYDTGCQGRVGVYEMLPITRPLRELISSGASLDALRDFSKESGFATLLDQGLVAAEEGIVSLEEVVRVIAGD, encoded by the coding sequence ATGCGTCTTGGCGAGCAGCTGCTCTCCAGCGGCAAGATCACCCAAGCGGAACTCGAGGCCGCACTCAGCGAGCAGCACGGCGGCCAGCGACTCGGCGAGACGCTCGTCAAGCTCGGCTTTGTCGAAGAGGCGGACTTGCTCCCATTCCTCGCCGAACAGTTCGGCGTGCCGCACGCGCAGCTTCGGGAGGGGATCGTCGACCCGGCAGCGGCGCGTCTCATCACCCGCCCGCTAGCCGAGCAGATCAAGTGCCTCGGCCTGTTCCGCGTGAACGGCGAGCTGACGGTCGCGATGTCGAACCCACGCGACCTCGTAGACATCGACAAGATCGAGCAGCACACCGGGCTCCGGGTCCGTCCTGTTCTCGGACTCGAGGCGGCGATCACCGACTTCCTCGGCCGCGTTTACGGCGAAGGGTTCCAGGTCGAAACCGTCACGGCCGACATGGAGGAGGGCGCGGTCTCGCTGAACGACGAGGCGATCGAGCTCGATCTCGAGGGGCTCTCGAGCGCCGTCGACGAGAGCCCCGTCATCAACCTGGTCAACTACATCCTGCTGCAGGCAGTCCGCCAGCGGGCGAGCGACATCCACATCGAGCCGGGCGCGCGCACCACCGCTGTTCGGTACCGGATCGACGGCATGCTGCGGGAGGTCCTCCGCCCCCGCCGTGAATTCCACCCGGCGTTGGTCTCGCGTCTAAAAGTGATGGCCAAAATGGACATCGCCGAGCACCGCCTGCCGCAGGACGGCCGCATCCACGTCGTGGTCGACCGCCGCGAGGTCGACGTCCGGGCATCGACGCTGCCAACAGTGCTCGGTGAAAAGGTGGTGCTGCGTATCCTGGACCGTGGCGGCGTCACATTCCGCCTTGATGAACTGGGCATCCCGGACCACCAGCTCGGCTCGCTGAAGTCGATGCTCGACCGGCCCCACGGCCTGATCCTCGCGACCGGGCCAACCGGCAGCGGCAAGACCACCACCCTGTACTCCGCCATCGAGCTGATCAAATCGGTTGAGCGGAACATCGTGACCGTCGAGGACCCGGTGGAGTACCGCCTGGACCTGATCAACCAGGTCCACGTCAACACCGCGGCATCGTTGACGTTCGCCCGGGCCTTGCGGTCGATCCTTCGGCAAGACCCGGACGTCATCATGATTGGTGAGATCCGGGACCTGGAAACGGCCGAAACCGCGGTCCAGGCCGCTCTGACCGGGCACCTCGTGCTCAGCACACTCCACACCAACGATGCGGCCAGCGCCGTCACGCGCCTGGTCGATATGGGAGTGGCGCCGTTCAAGGTCGCCGCGTCGCTCTTAGGGGTCGTCGCACAGCGGCTGCTGAGGAAGGTCTGCCCCAACTGCCGCGGCTCGTACTACCCCCCTCCCATCACGCTGGACGCGATCAACTACGCGGGCGACCGCTCCCGTCAGTTCTCCCGCGGCGCGGGCTGCGACCGGTGTTACGACACCGGCTGCCAGGGGCGCGTCGGCGTTTACGAGATGCTGCCGATTACGCGGCCGCTGCGCGAGCTGATCTCCAGCGGGGCGTCGCTCGACGCGCTGCGGGATTTCTCCAAGGAATCCGGTTTCGCCACACTGCTGGATCAGGGGCTTGTCGCTGCCGAGGAAGGGATCGTTTCGCTAGAGGAAGTCGTCCGCGTCATCGCGGGAGACTAG
- a CDS encoding type II secretion system F family protein, protein MYPSATTDLDATASLGEMSAAAPVAGVGLGPPSRLIGGGAPLAAATSNAASARVTKAGGAKGSMSKREQVMFVTQLAIMTRSGVDVADAIRSIASRATRPGLRSTMESLHELLQEGKCLSQAMSALPGQFDGVVIASVTAGEASGRLSDVLGRLGDLMRDELRTKSAIRSLVSYPLVLSMVTFGVLTAMVFFVLPQFAGIYESSRAPTPVVTKLLLDGSMILRDYWWLAASVAAVAGVTAWRMLASASGRRMLDRIYFNMPLLSTVCRSISIGRSFRLQGVLLESGIPLLEVLELTKTVSRSTLMRELNEEMQQAVLVGKNMSSALLDSECVPDGAVEMVATAEANGQLSGVLQTVGEFFESEGEQQLKELVKIAEPVIIVLLGVVVGGIVLAVMLPMLDLSATGGR, encoded by the coding sequence ATGTACCCGTCTGCCACCACTGACCTCGACGCAACCGCCTCCCTGGGAGAGATGAGCGCTGCTGCGCCGGTGGCCGGGGTCGGGCTCGGTCCCCCGTCGCGGTTGATTGGCGGCGGGGCCCCTCTCGCAGCTGCGACCAGCAACGCCGCCTCTGCTCGCGTGACGAAGGCGGGCGGCGCCAAGGGGTCGATGAGCAAGCGCGAGCAGGTGATGTTCGTTACACAGCTCGCGATCATGACCCGCTCTGGCGTCGACGTCGCCGACGCCATCCGGAGCATCGCTTCGCGCGCAACCCGACCGGGCTTGCGGTCAACCATGGAGAGCCTTCACGAACTGTTGCAGGAGGGCAAATGCCTGTCGCAGGCGATGTCCGCTCTGCCGGGACAGTTCGACGGCGTCGTGATCGCTTCGGTTACGGCGGGCGAGGCATCGGGCCGGTTGTCCGACGTGCTCGGACGCCTGGGCGACCTGATGCGAGATGAGCTCCGCACCAAGAGCGCAATCCGCTCGCTGGTCAGCTACCCGCTTGTGTTGTCGATGGTGACCTTCGGCGTGTTGACCGCGATGGTGTTCTTCGTCCTGCCCCAGTTCGCTGGCATCTATGAGTCGTCACGCGCGCCCACGCCCGTGGTGACCAAGCTGCTTCTCGACGGGTCCATGATCCTGCGAGACTACTGGTGGCTCGCGGCGTCGGTCGCTGCGGTCGCAGGCGTCACGGCCTGGCGTATGCTGGCTTCGGCGTCCGGGCGGCGGATGCTCGACCGGATCTACTTCAACATGCCGCTGCTCTCGACCGTGTGCCGGTCGATCAGCATTGGCCGTTCTTTCCGGCTGCAGGGCGTGCTGCTGGAGAGCGGCATCCCGCTCCTCGAGGTGCTCGAGCTGACGAAAACGGTGTCGCGGAGCACTCTGATGCGCGAGCTCAACGAGGAGATGCAGCAGGCCGTGCTGGTGGGAAAGAACATGTCGTCGGCGCTGCTTGACTCCGAGTGCGTCCCCGACGGCGCCGTTGAGATGGTCGCCACCGCCGAAGCCAACGGCCAGTTGTCCGGCGTTCTGCAAACTGTTGGCGAGTTCTTCGAGAGCGAAGGGGAGCAGCAGCT
- a CDS encoding STAS domain-containing protein: MPTLHQQGCVDVLTLDDRFTADNVDEARGALMPSFDSGLPQVVLDLRKVKFVDSAGLELICEMHAECRRRGGELRLAAPGRLVRDVLSITGLASQLAIADDALAAAGEFTQ; the protein is encoded by the coding sequence ATGCCGACGCTGCATCAACAGGGCTGCGTCGATGTGCTGACCCTCGACGACCGCTTCACCGCCGACAACGTCGACGAGGCCCGCGGTGCGCTGATGCCGTCGTTCGACAGTGGACTCCCACAGGTCGTCCTCGACCTGCGGAAGGTCAAGTTCGTCGACAGCGCCGGCTTGGAGCTCATCTGCGAAATGCACGCCGAGTGCCGCAGGCGGGGTGGCGAGCTCCGCCTCGCCGCGCCCGGAAGACTGGTGCGGGACGTGCTGTCGATAACGGGACTCGCATCACAGCTGGCCATCGCGGACGATGCGCTGGCAGCCGCCGGGGAGTTCACACAATGA
- a CDS encoding HD domain-containing phosphohydrolase — protein MLASEVAELRELANGYGDRLAESFEELSFFRRLANHVEYCDATRQLSDVAAGVLPSMRQVAGLEGIALVLADQAADGEVGAVALREGDLQASDVQWTQAIASLTRRETGVAVVNLLADHAVGVEQHDLPGVRSFVLTPIRKDGRLFGWLLGVNKQQRGAPTEAGLGSDEIGSVEASLLEAATVLLATHAANVRLVGEKEELVVDAIHTLVGVIEAKDAYTCGHSDRVALLSRRIARELGMPEPTCHEIYLTGLLHDVGKVGVSDDVLLKPGQLTDEEFDQIKRHPECGWRLLQRLKPLRNLLDGVLYHHESLNGGGYPAGLKGEEIPLVARIIAVADAWDAMTSDRPYRSGMPWEKAEGILRRGAGQQWDSAVVDAFFAAAADVHEITRTWKDHLRQILDPLESSPENTPVTFDASEILTHAVTTDLGL, from the coding sequence ATGCTTGCAAGCGAGGTAGCGGAGCTGCGTGAGCTGGCCAACGGCTACGGCGATCGGCTGGCCGAGAGCTTTGAGGAGCTGTCCTTCTTCCGACGGCTGGCGAACCACGTCGAGTACTGCGACGCAACGCGACAGTTGTCGGACGTCGCCGCGGGCGTGCTGCCGTCTATGCGTCAGGTGGCCGGGCTCGAAGGCATCGCGCTGGTGTTGGCTGACCAAGCGGCGGACGGCGAGGTCGGCGCGGTGGCGTTGCGCGAAGGCGATCTCCAAGCTAGCGACGTCCAATGGACACAAGCCATCGCTTCCCTGACCCGGCGCGAGACGGGAGTCGCGGTGGTCAATCTGCTGGCTGACCACGCTGTCGGTGTCGAGCAGCATGACCTACCGGGCGTCCGCAGCTTCGTCCTAACCCCCATCAGGAAGGACGGGCGGCTGTTCGGTTGGCTGTTGGGGGTCAACAAGCAGCAACGCGGCGCACCGACGGAAGCGGGGTTGGGGAGTGACGAGATCGGATCGGTCGAGGCGTCGCTTCTCGAGGCGGCCACGGTGCTGCTCGCCACCCACGCCGCCAACGTGCGCCTGGTGGGAGAGAAAGAAGAGCTCGTAGTGGACGCGATCCACACCCTGGTGGGCGTCATCGAAGCGAAAGACGCCTACACTTGCGGCCACAGCGACCGCGTCGCTTTGCTGTCCCGCCGCATCGCCCGCGAGCTCGGCATGCCAGAGCCGACCTGCCACGAGATCTACCTGACCGGCCTGCTCCACGACGTCGGGAAGGTCGGCGTGTCGGACGACGTGCTGCTCAAGCCGGGGCAGCTGACCGACGAGGAGTTCGACCAGATCAAGCGGCACCCCGAGTGCGGGTGGCGGCTACTGCAGCGGCTCAAGCCGCTCCGCAACCTGCTAGACGGCGTGCTCTACCATCACGAATCGCTCAACGGAGGCGGCTACCCCGCCGGACTGAAGGGGGAGGAGATCCCTCTTGTTGCGCGGATCATTGCGGTCGCCGACGCATGGGACGCCATGACCAGCGACCGACCTTATCGCTCAGGCATGCCCTGGGAGAAGGCCGAAGGCATCCTTCGCCGCGGCGCCGGCCAGCAGTGGGATTCGGCGGTAGTCGACGCGTTCTTTGCCGCGGCTGCCGATGTCCATGAGATTACGCGCACTTGGAAGGACCACCTGCGGCAGATCCTGGACCCGCTGGAGAGCAGTCCCGAAAACACTCCGGTCACTTTTGACGCGAGCGAGATCTTAACACACGCGGTGACCACCGACCTGGGGCTATAG
- a CDS encoding PAS domain-containing sensor histidine kinase yields MLTLRPRQMTGVTKAIGLHLAAVAVAVGAGIALSAMAAQASGVTLFIVAAMALGPLFAASYWGLRRLLRPTEVVERLLGGITDGVVAPHEMPQLGVASPAAAGWNVLTRQARKWFALSELEASVQRGLVEGGSEGGLEVLDCLTDGVATTDESGRILHCNQSFIAICGLLDAAGAKQTPLLDVAPLTDEARHRLNTSPDGLRLSFEFAASVGEQHRTLRVTRTPMSDADQALAGHAWTLRDVTQQRLAEDMRDRFLTTATHELRTPLANIRAYAESLATVEDIDPESQKRFYNIIQSEAVRLSQLVDDLLDVSRMQAGALAIDRREMDLARLVDEVTQKVDASMQEHCIDFRCELPPKYPKVYADKSKLAAAVVNLLGNAAKYTPDGGRVTFRVEASDNTLEFSVADTGIGIGPDELAHVFDRFFRSDDDRVREIPGSGLGLSLTQEIARLHGGELTVDSELNVGSIFRLTIPLEEAG; encoded by the coding sequence ATGCTCACCCTCCGCCCCAGACAGATGACCGGCGTGACGAAGGCAATCGGTCTGCACCTGGCCGCCGTAGCGGTGGCGGTGGGCGCAGGAATAGCGTTGTCGGCGATGGCCGCCCAGGCTTCCGGCGTGACGCTGTTCATCGTGGCGGCCATGGCGCTGGGCCCCCTGTTCGCCGCCAGCTACTGGGGCCTCCGGCGGCTGCTGCGTCCCACTGAGGTTGTTGAACGACTGCTCGGTGGCATTACCGATGGGGTGGTCGCGCCCCATGAGATGCCGCAGCTGGGGGTTGCATCCCCCGCCGCTGCCGGATGGAACGTGCTCACCCGCCAGGCTCGCAAGTGGTTCGCCCTGTCCGAGCTCGAGGCGAGCGTGCAACGTGGGTTGGTCGAGGGCGGCTCCGAGGGCGGGCTCGAGGTGCTCGACTGCCTCACGGACGGCGTCGCCACGACGGACGAGTCGGGGCGGATCCTGCACTGCAATCAGTCATTCATTGCGATCTGCGGGCTGCTAGACGCGGCCGGCGCCAAGCAGACGCCCCTGCTTGACGTGGCGCCCCTTACCGACGAGGCACGCCACAGACTGAACACGAGCCCAGACGGATTGAGGCTGTCGTTCGAGTTCGCCGCCAGCGTCGGGGAGCAGCACCGGACCCTCCGCGTGACACGCACGCCCATGAGCGACGCCGACCAAGCGCTCGCCGGGCACGCCTGGACGCTGCGCGACGTGACCCAGCAGCGGCTGGCGGAGGACATGCGTGACCGGTTCCTCACGACCGCCACCCACGAGCTGCGTACGCCGCTCGCCAACATCCGCGCCTACGCCGAGTCGCTCGCCACCGTCGAGGACATCGACCCCGAGTCGCAGAAGCGGTTCTACAACATCATCCAGTCCGAGGCGGTGCGGCTGTCGCAGCTCGTCGACGACCTGCTGGACGTGAGCCGGATGCAGGCCGGCGCCCTGGCGATCGACCGCCGCGAGATGGACCTGGCCAGGCTGGTGGACGAGGTCACGCAGAAGGTCGACGCCAGCATGCAAGAGCACTGCATCGACTTCCGCTGCGAGCTGCCGCCAAAGTACCCAAAGGTCTACGCCGACAAGAGCAAGCTTGCCGCGGCGGTCGTCAACCTGCTGGGCAACGCCGCCAAGTACACGCCGGATGGCGGACGCGTAACCTTCCGAGTCGAGGCGTCGGACAACACGCTGGAGTTCTCGGTGGCGGACACCGGTATCGGGATCGGTCCAGATGAACTCGCTCACGTGTTCGACCGCTTCTTCCGCAGCGACGACGACCGCGTCCGTGAGATCCCGGGGAGTGGGCTGGGGCTGTCGCTCACCCAGGAGATCGCACGACTCCACGGCGGCGAACTGACCGTCGACAGCGAACTCAATGTGGGCTCCATCTTCCGCCTCACGATCCCGCTCGAGGAGGCCGGCTGA
- a CDS encoding response regulator, translated as MSNPTFTPRALIAEDDPALADVLRMAFTRQGFEVRVCRNGRDALETAQREHWDVVCSDYQMPHVNGEQLLSGIRTSGPSRDAVCILCSAKSYELDCNRMSDELNLHAVFYKPFSLAEISESARQGLEARAAAV; from the coding sequence ATGAGCAATCCCACGTTCACTCCCCGTGCTCTGATCGCCGAAGACGACCCCGCCCTGGCGGATGTGCTGAGGATGGCGTTCACCCGCCAAGGGTTTGAGGTGCGGGTCTGTCGCAACGGTCGCGACGCGTTGGAGACGGCTCAGCGTGAGCACTGGGACGTGGTCTGCAGCGACTACCAGATGCCCCACGTCAACGGCGAACAGCTGCTGTCCGGCATTCGGACCTCCGGCCCATCGCGGGACGCCGTGTGCATCCTCTGCTCGGCGAAGTCCTACGAGCTGGACTGCAACCGGATGAGCGACGAGCTGAATCTCCACGCCGTGTTCTACAAGCCGTTCAGCCTCGCCGAGATCTCCGAGTCGGCCCGACAAGGCCTGGAGGCCCGTGCAGCTGCGGTTTAG